TTTAGATCCGAGCGGGAAACTGTATTGGCAAAGCAACGCCATCGATGGCGATCATGTCATTACGGTTCTCACCGAGCAGGCGTCCTCTGAATATCTGGCGTTCCTGCAGAGTCAGCAGGTGTCCTACCTGTGCGCCGGGAAAGACACGCTTGATCTCTCAACCGCATTGGACAAGCTCGCGACCACGTTTCAGATTAAGACTTTGCTGCTCGAAGGTGGAGGCAAGATCAATGGAACGATGCTGCACGCTGGACTGATCGATGAACTCAGTCTGCTGGTCGCACCGATTGCCGATGGCTCGATGGGAACTCCGACACTGTTTGATACGCTGAATCCAGCATCGTCCCCGCACGCTCCAGTGCGGTTGACGCTTCAAGCGATGGAGCAACGGGCGGATGGCATTGTGTGGTTACGCTACCGGTGCGAAAGGTAGGAGGGAGGCGGCTTGCACTACTTCCACACTTGAGAACGCACCTCTCTTCGTTTTTGCTGAACGTTGAGAGCTGACGGCTGAACACTGATATGCGGGACATTGATTCCTCTCACCAGGAGCGAGATAATACGCCTTGTGATGATTGCAATCATTGATTACGGGATGGGAAACCTCCGCAGCGTCCAGAAAGGCTTCGAGAAAATGGGCTATGCCGCGGAAGTGACACGCGACCCGCGGCGCATCGAAGCCGCACCTGGCGTTGTCCTGCCTGGGGTCGGTGCCTTCGCTGCGTGTATGAACGGTCTTAAAGAGTGTGGCTTAGTCGATACCGTCTATCGGGTCGTGGACCAAGGAACTCCGCTTCTGGGTATTTGTGTCGGTATGCAGATTCTGTTCTCTGAAGGAGTGGAATTCGGTCGCGTGCCAGGCCTCGACATCTTGAAAGGCCAAGTCATTCGCTTTGATCCAGCCAAAGTAGGTGGCGGGAAAATCCCCCACATGGGCTGGAACCAGTTACATATCAAACAGCAGACCAAGCATCTCGAAGGCATTCACGAAGGAGCGGCGGTCTATTTTGTCCACTCATATTATCCCGTGCCAGCCGATCCTGCGATCATCGCCACAACCACGGATTATGGTGACACCGAGTTCACCTCCAGTGTCTGTTGGCGCAACGTGTTTGCCTCACAGTTTCATCCCGAGAAGAGCCAAGCTATTGGCCTCCGTATCCTGGAGAATTTCGGTCGACTTGTGACTGGAGACTCTGTCTCCGTACGGCCTCAGACTCCGAAGACTTCGGACACTGGACATCGGACGCCGGACTCTCTGTGATTTATGCTCATCATTCCAGCCATTGATCTCAAGGATGGAAAATGTGTTCGCCTCTATCAAGGCGACATGAAACAGGCGACGATTTATTCGGACGACCCAGTGGCAACTGCCGTACGCTGGCAAGAAGAAGGAGCCGAACGCCTACATGTCGTCGACCTTGATGGGGCTGTCTCTGGCGCAGGAGTCAACACCAAAGTCATTCGGCAAATCTGTAAGACAGTCTCGATTCCCGTGCAAGTCGGTGGTGGCATCCGTAATCTTGAAGCGGTAGAGCGCTTGTTCTTTCTGGGAGTCCATCGTGCCATTCTCGGAACGGTTGCGTACAGTGCTCCGACAGTTGTGGAAACCGTCTGCCAGCGGTTTCCAGGGAAGATTACAGTTGGCATTGATGCGCGCAATGGCAAAGTCGCCGTCCAAGGTTGGACTGAGATTACCTCTCTAGAGGCAACGGCTCTGGCGACGCAGTGTGCGGGACTAGGGGTGAGCGAAATTATTTACACGGACATTGGCCGCGACGGCACCGAAAGTGGCGTCAACATTGACTCAACTGTAGCGCTCGCGCAGGTGGTATCGATCCCTGTTATCGCTTCGGGTGGAGTTGCGAGCCTCCGCGATATTCAACGGCTCGCGCAATATGAAGGGAAAGGCATTAAAGGCGTCATCGTCGGGAAGGCCTTGTACACTGGGGCGGTAAACCTCGCCGAAGCGATCAAGGTCGGAAAACATTTGCCGCATTAGGACCCACAAAATTTTTCCTTCTTCATTTTTCATTCTTCATTGTCTTCCGTACCTTGTATCCACAGGTAACCATCTCCTACAATACAAGAGATGAGCTTTTCGTTTCATCCCTGGCAAGCGCTTCGTCGCGTGATCACACGGCAATTCACGGTCCTCCTGACGAAGCCGCTGAAAAACTACACGCCCCGACTTCCCAACGACCTGGTCGAACTGAAACGACACATCAAGAAGGGCGATGTGCTGTTGGTCGAAGGCGAACAACGCGTGAGTGAGGTGATCAAGTATCTGACGCAAAGCTCGTGGTCCCACTCCGCGCTGTACATTGGCGATGAACTGGTCCGACGCAATCATCCTCAGCTCGGACAGTTGCGCGCAAGCTTCGGAGACGAGGTCAACCACCTGGTGATTGAAGCCTTGGTCGAAACCGGCGTGGTGGTTTCACCGCTGTCGAAGTACATCAATTTCAATGTGCGCGTATGTCGTCCGCACCAACTGCGCAAGGAACACGTCCAGGTCATTCTTGATGACGTGATCAGCCAGCTTGGTCATTCGTACGACATGCAGAATGTTTTTGACCTTGCTCGCTACTTCCTTCCTGTCAGCCTCGTTCCCCGTCGTTTTCGTCGCAAAGCTCTGCATTTTGGTAGTGGCCTCCCTACGCAAGTGATTTGCTCCAGTATGCTGGCAGCGGCATTTGATAAGGTCGGGTTTCCCATTATTCCGCAGGTCGTGGCACAACGCATGGACGAAGCCGCGCAACGTACATGGCTGCATCGCCTCCTTTTCCGCGCAACTGACCCCCAATCCCGCTTGGTATTTCGTCGACGCCACCACACCCTCATCACACCACGTGACTTCGACCTCTCTCCTTATTTTGAGGTAGTTAAGTTCAATGTCATCGAGTCACGACGGTTCGATTACAGTCAGATTGTCTGGGATGAACGAGAAGAAGCAGAGACCAAACTTCCTCCTGTCACAGCTTCGGAAAGACTGTCTGAGAAAGTCAGGTGAACTCCCAGGTCCACTCTTGACTCGGTCCTGGAAACCCTCAACACTCGCAGCATGTTGAGTAAACGCATTATTCCGTGTCTCGATGTCAAAGATGGTCGGGTTGTCAAAGGCGTGAACTTCGTTGATCTGCGTGATGCGGGTGACCCGGTAGAAGTTGCCCAACGATATGACGAAGAAGGGGCGGACGAACTCACGTTTCTCGATATCACTGCTTCGCACGAACGGCGCAGGATCATTCTCGACGTCGTCCGTCGCACGGCAGAGACAGTCTTCATGCCTCTCACAGTTGGTGGTGGCGTGCGCGAGATTCAAGACATCCGTGATCTGCTCAACGCCGGAGCGGATAAAGTCTCGATCAATACCACAGCAGTAAACCGACCGGAGTTTGTCAAAGAAGCAGCGGAACGGTTTGGTTCACAATGCATCGTTGTGGCCATAGACGCGAAACGGAAAGTCCGGAGTTCGGAGTCCAGAGTCCAAAATGGAGAGGAGACGAGAGGCGAGAGACTTGAGGCTAGTCCCCTTTCCCCGCAATCCGCAATGTCTTCCTGGGAGGTATTCATCCACGGTGGTCGCACCCCAACCGGACTCGATGCCATTGAATGGGCGCAACGCATGGAATCGTATGGCGCGGGAGAAATCTTGCTCACCAGCATGGATCGCGACGGCACCAAAGCGGGATACGACATCGAACTCACGCGAGCGATTGCTGACGCTGTCACGATTCCAGTCATTGCCTCTGGTGGCGTTGGCACCTTACAGCATATTTACGAAGGGCTCACGACAGGCCGTGCTGATGCGGCGCTAGCTGCTTCAATCTTTCACTATCGTGAGTACACAGTTCGTGAGTGCAAAGAATTTTTGGCGAAACGTGCGGTAAATGTGAGAATGGCGTGAAACTGGGACGTGAAACGTATTGCGTGATGCGTGGCACCTCAAAACACGCACCACGTAACACGTAATACGCACCACGTGTCGCTTCTCCTCGAACCTGGCACTTCCCTCTCAAATACGCTAAGACGCCGGTTATAACTATTTAAAGGAGGGCTTTTTATGGCCAAAATCATGATCGAGTCAGCAATTAACGGCAATCAAATGCGGAAGTTCAATCCGCATATTCCGTATAGTCCGCAAGAGATTGCTGACGATGCCATTGCCACCTGTAAAGCAGGAGCCGCACTGATCCACTTCCACGTACGCAACCCAGAGAATG
Above is a window of Deltaproteobacteria bacterium DNA encoding:
- a CDS encoding RibD family protein, with translation MKPYVICHMIASVDGRIATSAWQLSPEGRREYERTAATYQAEAWMCGRITMIGYAKGTAPTTCPTVTAQPKTDFVAPQARPNYAIALDPSGKLYWQSNAIDGDHVITVLTEQASSEYLAFLQSQQVSYLCAGKDTLDLSTALDKLATTFQIKTLLLEGGGKINGTMLHAGLIDELSLLVAPIADGSMGTPTLFDTLNPASSPHAPVRLTLQAMEQRADGIVWLRYRCER
- the hisA gene encoding 1-(5-phosphoribosyl)-5-[(5-phosphoribosylamino)methylideneamino]imidazole-4-carboxamide isomerase produces the protein MLIIPAIDLKDGKCVRLYQGDMKQATIYSDDPVATAVRWQEEGAERLHVVDLDGAVSGAGVNTKVIRQICKTVSIPVQVGGGIRNLEAVERLFFLGVHRAILGTVAYSAPTVVETVCQRFPGKITVGIDARNGKVAVQGWTEITSLEATALATQCAGLGVSEIIYTDIGRDGTESGVNIDSTVALAQVVSIPVIASGGVASLRDIQRLAQYEGKGIKGVIVGKALYTGAVNLAEAIKVGKHLPH
- the hisF gene encoding imidazole glycerol phosphate synthase subunit HisF, whose translation is MLSKRIIPCLDVKDGRVVKGVNFVDLRDAGDPVEVAQRYDEEGADELTFLDITASHERRRIILDVVRRTAETVFMPLTVGGGVREIQDIRDLLNAGADKVSINTTAVNRPEFVKEAAERFGSQCIVVAIDAKRKVRSSESRVQNGEETRGERLEASPLSPQSAMSSWEVFIHGGRTPTGLDAIEWAQRMESYGAGEILLTSMDRDGTKAGYDIELTRAIADAVTIPVIASGGVGTLQHIYEGLTTGRADAALAASIFHYREYTVRECKEFLAKRAVNVRMA
- the hisH gene encoding imidazole glycerol phosphate synthase subunit HisH, which translates into the protein MIAIIDYGMGNLRSVQKGFEKMGYAAEVTRDPRRIEAAPGVVLPGVGAFAACMNGLKECGLVDTVYRVVDQGTPLLGICVGMQILFSEGVEFGRVPGLDILKGQVIRFDPAKVGGGKIPHMGWNQLHIKQQTKHLEGIHEGAAVYFVHSYYPVPADPAIIATTTDYGDTEFTSSVCWRNVFASQFHPEKSQAIGLRILENFGRLVTGDSVSVRPQTPKTSDTGHRTPDSL
- a CDS encoding lipo-like protein, which encodes MSFSFHPWQALRRVITRQFTVLLTKPLKNYTPRLPNDLVELKRHIKKGDVLLVEGEQRVSEVIKYLTQSSWSHSALYIGDELVRRNHPQLGQLRASFGDEVNHLVIEALVETGVVVSPLSKYINFNVRVCRPHQLRKEHVQVILDDVISQLGHSYDMQNVFDLARYFLPVSLVPRRFRRKALHFGSGLPTQVICSSMLAAAFDKVGFPIIPQVVAQRMDEAAQRTWLHRLLFRATDPQSRLVFRRRHHTLITPRDFDLSPYFEVVKFNVIESRRFDYSQIVWDEREEAETKLPPVTASERLSEKVR